A single genomic interval of Chitinophaga sp. 180180018-3 harbors:
- a CDS encoding metallophosphoesterase family protein codes for MSDTHSYLHPQVFRYFEEVDEVWHAGDIGNRELADKIEAFKPFRAVYGNIDGADIRIRYPETLRFNLEGVEVMMTHIGGYPGRYAPGVKEQLKQYRPKLFICGHSHILKVMPDPALQLLHMNPGACGQQGWHKVKTLLRFQLESGNIQQLEVIELP; via the coding sequence ATGTCAGATACCCATAGCTATCTGCATCCACAGGTTTTCAGGTATTTTGAGGAAGTGGATGAGGTCTGGCACGCGGGAGATATCGGAAACAGGGAGCTGGCCGATAAAATAGAGGCATTCAAACCCTTCAGGGCAGTTTACGGAAACATCGATGGAGCGGATATCCGTATCCGTTATCCGGAAACGCTCCGTTTCAACCTCGAAGGGGTGGAGGTAATGATGACGCATATTGGCGGGTATCCGGGCAGGTACGCACCCGGGGTGAAAGAGCAACTGAAGCAGTACCGCCCTAAACTCTTTATTTGCGGTCACTCGCATATTCTCAAAGTAATGCCGGATCCGGCATTGCAGCTATTACACATGAACCCGGGAGCCTGCGGGCAACAGGGATGGCATAAAGTTAAAACGCTGTTGCGCTTTCAGCTGGAAAGTGGCAACATTCAGCAACTGGAAGTAATTGAGCTGCCGTAA